A region of Paenibacillus sp. DNA encodes the following proteins:
- a CDS encoding AI-2E family transporter, with the protein MEQWFRSKRFAALVYAILALGVVYMLLLIKPVFLALFGFLKTVLMPFIAAWILSYVLNPIVNALCSRRVPRTIAVLLIYAVFALAVTVILMNVIPMFVTQLNELHEHLPQFTMRAQSLIIDLNRNDVLPPSVRMGINDAMYRMEQQLAAAIAGFIDRIGTTVGAVFMAFIIPFLTFYMLKDMQLIEKTVLTFVPTQHKRRTIRLVTDIDKALGNYIRGQFIVCVIIGMFAYIGYWLVGAPYPLLLAAIVGLTNIIPYIGPFIGAAPAILLASTVSLKMVLLVILVNFACQILEGNVVSPQVVGRSLHMHPLLIIFALLVGGELGGIVGLILAVPTFAVGKVIYHHVHLYYKNRKPVT; encoded by the coding sequence GTGGAACAGTGGTTTCGAAGCAAGCGGTTCGCCGCGCTCGTGTACGCGATTCTCGCTTTGGGCGTCGTTTATATGCTGCTGCTGATCAAGCCGGTGTTCCTCGCGCTGTTCGGTTTTTTGAAGACAGTGCTGATGCCGTTCATTGCCGCCTGGATTTTGTCGTACGTGCTCAATCCGATCGTGAACGCGCTGTGCAGCCGCAGAGTGCCGCGGACGATCGCGGTGCTGCTCATTTACGCGGTATTCGCCCTGGCGGTAACGGTCATATTGATGAACGTCATTCCGATGTTCGTGACGCAGCTGAACGAGCTGCACGAGCATTTGCCGCAATTTACGATGCGCGCGCAAAGCCTCATTATCGATTTGAACCGGAACGATGTTTTGCCGCCGAGCGTGCGGATGGGGATCAACGATGCGATGTACCGCATGGAGCAGCAGCTCGCGGCGGCGATCGCCGGCTTTATCGATCGCATCGGCACGACGGTCGGCGCCGTGTTTATGGCGTTCATCATTCCGTTCTTGACCTTCTACATGCTCAAGGACATGCAATTGATCGAGAAAACGGTGCTGACGTTCGTGCCGACGCAGCACAAGCGCCGCACGATCCGCCTCGTGACGGACATCGACAAGGCGCTCGGCAACTATATTCGCGGGCAGTTTATCGTCTGCGTCATTATCGGCATGTTCGCGTACATCGGTTATTGGCTCGTCGGGGCTCCGTACCCGCTGCTGCTCGCCGCGATCGTCGGGCTGACGAACATTATCCCGTACATCGGTCCGTTCATCGGGGCGGCGCCGGCCATTTTGCTCGCGTCGACCGTCTCGCTGAAAATGGTGCTGCTCGTCATCCTCGTCAACTTCGCCTGCCAAATTCTCGAGGGCAACGTCGTCAGCCCGCAGGTCGTCGGCCGATCGCTGCACATGCACCCGCTGTTGATCATCTTCGCCTTGCTCGTCGGCGGCGAGCTCGGCGGCATCGTCGGCCTCATTTTGGCCGTGCCGACGTTCGCGGTCGGGAAGGTCATTTACCACCATGTGCATTTGTATTATAAAAATCGGAAGCCGGTGACTTGA